The proteins below are encoded in one region of Helianthus annuus cultivar XRQ/B chromosome 2, HanXRQr2.0-SUNRISE, whole genome shotgun sequence:
- the LOC110907542 gene encoding uncharacterized protein At1g08160 gives MATPNNPTQNLVRPTRFKLVRLIVIVLLALIIFVGLTVLIIWLTIKPKKIVYSIDDVVIHNYYLSNANHLNATYNLTLSAYNPNKKVSIYYDKVDIIVLYDDETISRGTIDAFYQSKINTTRFKLNLASHDVALPDRIARDLKVERTLGRVELRVKLKTRIRFKLGMWKSRQYDHMKVSCAPLMVHFSSSSKGFQRTMCDVDF, from the coding sequence ATGGCTACTCCTAATAACCCAACCCAAAATCTGGTAAGGCCGACACGCTTCAAGCTCGTGAGACTCATCGTAATAGTCTTGCTTGCACTCATAATCTTCGTTGGTCTAACCGTCCTGATAATTTGGCTAACCATCAAGCCCAAAAAGATAGTCTACTCCATTGATGATGTCGTTATCCACAACTACTATTTATCCAATGCCAATCACCTAAACGCGACCTACAACTTAACCCTTAGCGCGTACAACCCTAACAAGAAAGTTTCTATTTACTATGATAAAGTTGATATTATTGTCTTGTACGATGATGAAACTATTAGCAGAGGGACTATCGACGCCTTTTACCAGTCCAAAATAAACACGACCCGTTTTAAGCTGAATCTTGCATCACATGATGTGGCATTGCCGGATCGGATTGCACGAGATCTAAAAGTGGAGAGGACGTTAGGTCGAGTCGAGTTGCGTGTGAAATTGAAGACTAGAATAAGGTTCAAGCTGGGAATGTGGAAATCAAGACAGTATGACCACATGAAAGTGTCATGTGCACCCCTTATGGTTCATTTTTCTTCTTCCTCAAAGGGCTTCCAAAGGACCATGTGTGATGTTGATTTTTAA